The following coding sequences lie in one bacterium genomic window:
- a CDS encoding TIGR03960 family B12-binding radical SAM protein produces the protein MNKIDITPLLTQVSKPTRYLGNEVNSIHKDWAKVSVKVALAFPDVYEIGMSHLGLKILYQILNDVEDVSAERVYTPWFDAQEVMRKNAILLFSLESRLPIKDFDILGFSLQYELTYTNILNMLDLAQIPLLASSRNKQFPLVIAGGPLTFNPEPLADFIDLFCIGDGEEIILELIEVYKQNRHKSKSALLLALSKIEGVYVPSFYQVDYDRDRRIKKFSPKIADVPEKIKKRIIKNLDNAKFPIKQIIPFMNIVHDRASLEIQRGCTQGCRFCHAGMVYRPLRERSVSCLLNQATELISNTGYEELSLGSLSTSQYSYILNLVNCLHTQFGNSVSLSLPSLRVKPPITEISSILSKIKPTGLTLVPEVGTSKMQKVINKKVMLEELTNAIQSIFQAGWRGVKLYFIIGLPLENYEDLDGIIDIIYKINKICKGRHNLKISLSSYVPKPHTPFQWCGQLPKEELIARQHYLLDKLPGEKIEISWHDTNLSFLEAVFSKGDRRLGAVLLKAYESGCKFDGWNEYFDFDKWQKAFETMNINPMFYANRPMDFNDILPWNHIDAGVTKDFLWQEYQKAIKGEETPDCRETQKCNQCGLEKECTYQSTEPKYQLPITNYQSPVTNHQLPITNYQLPVTKLRVRIKFTKKGDVQYISHLDLMRVLMRAMRRANIPVAMTQGYNPHPKLSLSHALAVGISSQAEYADLDLYRPIKLDELILQLNQTLPEGIKILQAGFVATNCQSLTSLINRLVYKIQLKECISKSKIEEFLAKEEILSFREGKELNIRQFIDQITANEPNELLVCFKVDNGKTVKFPEFLQALLGEEKQVENISRVDQFYKDNFGNSHSPL, from the coding sequence ATGAATAAAATTGATATAACCCCTTTACTAACCCAAGTATCCAAACCGACGCGATACTTAGGAAATGAAGTTAATAGCATTCATAAGGATTGGGCAAAGGTGTCGGTAAAAGTAGCCTTAGCCTTTCCGGATGTTTATGAAATCGGGATGTCTCATCTGGGTCTGAAGATTCTTTATCAGATACTTAATGATGTGGAGGATGTATCCGCAGAACGGGTCTATACCCCGTGGTTTGATGCACAGGAAGTAATGCGGAAAAACGCTATCCTGCTTTTTAGCCTTGAATCACGACTACCCATTAAAGATTTTGATATTCTGGGATTTAGCCTACAATATGAATTGACCTATACGAATATCCTGAATATGCTTGATTTAGCCCAAATCCCTCTTCTTGCTTCTTCCCGCAATAAACAATTTCCATTAGTTATTGCGGGTGGTCCTCTAACTTTTAACCCGGAACCGTTAGCTGATTTTATTGATTTATTCTGCATTGGTGATGGAGAAGAAATTATCCTTGAATTAATCGAGGTTTATAAACAAAATCGGCATAAATCAAAATCAGCCCTTTTACTCGCTTTAAGTAAAATAGAAGGCGTGTATGTCCCTTCTTTTTATCAGGTAGATTATGATAGAGATAGACGGATTAAAAAATTTAGTCCAAAAATAGCCGATGTCCCTGAAAAAATCAAAAAGCGTATTATTAAAAACCTTGATAATGCAAAATTCCCAATTAAACAAATCATTCCCTTTATGAATATTGTTCATGACCGGGCATCATTAGAGATTCAACGAGGTTGCACGCAAGGCTGTCGATTTTGTCATGCTGGAATGGTCTATCGTCCACTTCGGGAAAGGTCGGTATCTTGCCTCTTGAATCAGGCTACTGAACTTATCTCTAACACCGGCTATGAAGAATTATCATTGGGCTCTTTGAGCACCTCGCAGTATTCTTATATTTTAAATTTAGTCAATTGTCTCCATACACAATTTGGCAATAGTGTAAGTTTATCCTTACCTTCTTTACGGGTAAAACCACCTATCACGGAAATTTCATCTATCCTGTCTAAAATCAAACCTACGGGTCTGACGCTTGTCCCGGAGGTAGGCACTTCAAAGATGCAAAAGGTAATTAATAAAAAAGTGATGCTTGAAGAACTAACTAATGCCATTCAGTCTATATTTCAAGCAGGTTGGCGCGGGGTGAAACTCTATTTCATAATTGGTTTGCCACTCGAAAATTATGAGGATTTAGATGGAATTATTGATATTATTTATAAAATAAATAAGATTTGTAAAGGCAGACATAATCTAAAGATAAGCCTATCTTCTTATGTCCCAAAACCGCATACACCATTTCAATGGTGTGGACAATTGCCCAAAGAGGAATTAATCGCCAGACAACATTATCTCCTTGATAAATTGCCAGGGGAAAAAATAGAAATTAGCTGGCATGATACAAATTTAAGTTTTTTAGAGGCAGTCTTCTCAAAAGGCGACCGCAGATTAGGAGCGGTGTTATTAAAGGCTTATGAATCAGGGTGTAAATTTGATGGCTGGAACGAGTATTTTGACTTTGACAAATGGCAGAAGGCATTTGAAACGATGAATATCAACCCGATGTTTTATGCGAATAGACCAATGGATTTTAATGACATTCTACCCTGGAACCATATTGATGCAGGCGTAACTAAAGATTTTCTCTGGCAAGAATACCAAAAGGCAATTAAAGGAGAGGAAACTCCAGATTGTAGAGAAACTCAAAAATGCAATCAATGTGGTCTGGAAAAAGAATGCACTTATCAGAGCACAGAGCCAAAATACCAGTTGCCAATCACCAATTACCAATCACCAGTTACCAATCACCAGTTACCAATTACCAATTACCAATTACCAGTTACCAAACTAAGGGTAAGGATTAAGTTCACCAAAAAAGGGGATGTGCAATATATCTCCCATTTAGACCTGATGCGGGTTTTAATGCGGGCGATGCGAAGGGCAAATATTCCTGTGGCGATGACTCAGGGCTATAATCCTCATCCAAAACTTTCCCTTTCACACGCATTAGCCGTAGGAATAAGTAGTCAGGCAGAGTATGCGGATTTAGATTTATATCGACCGATAAAGTTGGATGAATTAATCCTGCAACTCAATCAAACTTTACCCGAAGGAATAAAAATCCTGCAAGCAGGTTTTGTCGCAACTAATTGTCAATCTTTAACTTCTCTTATCAATCGATTAGTCTACAAAATACAACTAAAAGAATGTATCTCAAAATCAAAGATTGAAGAATTTCTGGCAAAAGAGGAAATCTTAAGTTTTAGAGAAGGCAAAGAGCTAAATATCCGCCAGTTTATCGACCAAATCACTGCAAATGAACCAAATGAGTTATTAGTTTGTTTTAAAGTAGATAATGGGAAAACAGTAAAGTTCCCGGAGTTCTTACAGGCATTGTTA
- a CDS encoding zf-TFIIB domain-containing protein — MSSEVEKHEQEDKWFKQHEEDLIETAKEKKRIAEEEKQKELHFMHCPKCGHELHHINIEGIVLDKCDKCEGLWFDKGELEELQKREHEHKHKFFGKFIEMFK, encoded by the coding sequence ATGTCATCAGAAGTCGAAAAACATGAACAAGAAGATAAATGGTTTAAACAACATGAAGAGGATTTAATCGAGACGGCAAAAGAAAAGAAAAGGATAGCGGAAGAGGAAAAGCAAAAAGAACTCCATTTTATGCACTGTCCAAAATGTGGACATGAATTGCACCACATTAATATAGAAGGAATTGTGCTGGATAAATGTGATAAATGCGAAGGGCTGTGGTTTGATAAAGGTGAATTAGAAGAACTCCAAAAACGCGAACACGAACATAAACATAAATTCTTTGGAAAATTTATAGAGATGTTTAAGTAA